The genomic stretch CAAACAGACAAAGCGAGAGAATGAACAACTCACTGTACAACTTTTAAGCTAGCTGTAAAAAAGCCCCTCTCTACCATTCACTCAATTAGCTACTAAACCGATACCCAACTATACTTTCCTAGTAATAAGCaggatatatagatatagatataaatATAGAGCTAATACTGATTAAACACAGCACATATAAAGGATTAAATTCACactacaagaaaaaaaacaaaaaaaacaaatcaaaaagcaatgaaagaaataaaacaatatgtAAAATGAGAAGGGCCCATTTTGTGAAAGATCACCAAGCACAGGGTTAGAGAGGGCGTTTGGTAACGGGCCCTGGTGCGTCTACATGCCCGCGCTGAAACTCTGCATCTCGCGGTGGAAGTGCTGAGTGGGCTCGTTCAGGACCACGCTATTGTCCATGGAGGGATGCCAGACGCGGCCCAAGCCCAAGGACACCTCCTTGACTAGATTGTGGACGGGATCTCCCTCGATGTACACCGACTGGTCCGGGTCAAAGTCAATGCTCTCTTCGGACACCTCCAGAACTTTGAGGTTGGACCCACGCAGACGAGAGATGGCCACGAGGTTATGGGACCACACAGTGTAGCCTGTGGAGGAAGAAAAATGACTTAACCCAGGGGACATGCACAGTAAAATggatacactttaaaaaaaaaactacaggaTGCAAAAGTGTTATTTGATTAATCTGTTAAAATTCTTAatatctgttcatcataaaaagcgatTGAGTCGCTTCAGAAAATTCGGACTAAACCCCTCAATTTATATGGATTCGTTTTCCGAAACTTTctgaagcatcaaagtttcaATTGcgttgctgtcaatggagggacagaaagctctcagatttcatcaaaaagatcttcatttgtgttccaaagatgaacgaaagtcttacggtttGAAACGACATTAAAGGCGAGTACTTAATGATGtacttttaatttttgggtgaactaaccctttaagaatgcAAATCTAGTATTCAGATTAATTAATGAATGCTTCGACagcacaaaattatttttagctTCATCTATTGAACCGTCACAAcattcagacagaaaatctGTCATAGTCGATGGCTTACAGTGTTGACAAAATATTATGTTGCACATGTTTTCAATCCAGGAGCCATTTTGTTTTACTGCCATTGTTGTCTACAAATGTCACCCATTTAAAAGGAgggaaattatttaaaaacattgagGTTATGAAGCCGACATATCATAGAATATAGGGGGAAAAACAGATTCAGACATcagttattaaataaaattatgttaaatataaataaaaaatgctacataaaaaaaataataataattttaaaaatacggataaacagattaaacattaaataaatcacCTGTCATGTCTGATTTTACATAGTCATAATAATACAGACTACAAATGTAACATTAGGATACATGGagcataaatatatttcatgtcattttcttGATACTGATATGTAAATGTGAACGTGTGTGTTAAattctataattttttttctttattattattaattattattattattattattattattattattattattattattatccccCACTCAAGAATCTCTCGGTCACTATCTGGGACTCAGAGTCCTTGGGACAGTAAGTTGTGTAGGATGTGTGCATTCCCACACAGCCACACACAATCTTCTGCACTTCTAAGGCACTTGGCTTCCCTGGGATCTGGTCCAAGTATTTGTGGAAACCTCGCTTGATACATCCCATGGCTCCTATCACAACTGGCACTATCTGTGTTCTCGTGTTCCAGGATCTGCTGATGTCGATTCTCAGGCTCTTGTACTTGGTGAGCATGTCGTTCTCCTTCTCCAATATGTTGTGGTCCTCtgagatattattattttttatttcattatattttaattatttaatttgttataAAGAGTTCATTTGGGAAGAATGTACAATTTTTGCCACTGTTTTAGGTTAATGCTTCAGAAacgttttaaaaataatatttaaaaaattaaataaaataataaatgtacatgataaacaacaataataacttcccatatattttatatatatatatatatatatttatttatttatttatttatttatttatttattttgaatgaaatgaatgaattgaatgaatgaaaaggTATTATGGGAATATTTGTCCTTTATCTCAAGAATCAGTGGACCATCAAAGGCaagataaaaagtttaaaatggcCCACTTACCATGGATGATCAAGACAGCAAGGTGCACACAGCGCCAGGCGAGGAGAACCAGCGGGTCCTCGTTGCGGTTGACGCTGAGGTCTGGGAATCCAGCGTCATCTCTCATCAAGATGAAGTGGGAGAGGGTTTTGTGGTACTGCTGTGAGATGAGCTCCACGACACCATCCGTCACCAGAGTGCTGTAGCTGTCCAGGTGGATGCGCTCCACGGGCACGCTGGGCTTCAGCACACGCAGAAGGTCCTGGCTGCACACATCCATCGCCATGATGTAGACACGCAGGTTCGTGCTGCGACGGACCAGGGCTTTCCAATCGTCCTCGGCCGCAGTACCATCCAAAGGTTTGGCATCCAAAGCAGCGCCGTTAAGCAAGAGTGAGAGGCGGTGGAGGGGCGCTCGGTCACCGCAGGCAAGAAGGCGGCACATGTCGGAGGTGAAGTCGCAGAAGTCTAGCGACAGAGACCGCAGGTGAGCGAGCCTTTCCAGTTCGACTGTGGAAATCAGGCTGGGCAGCTGGTTGTCGATCAGACTGAGGTGCTCGAGGGAGCTGGTGCTGGGGTTGGAGAGAGAGGCCAGAGAGCAGGGGGTCACCACACCGAGCATGAACGCAGATGACAACCACTTCATCTGCCTGCTGTTGGACAGGATCTCGTCGAAGAGCTGCTGGATCCTAGAACAGAACACGTTATAAATGGttagaaattttcatttttaaaaactgatCAATGCAACGGCAGAACAATTTGACAAAAACATTCACTACCATTCTGAAGTTTGGGAacagtcagatttttttttttgttgaaagaaattaatacttttattcagcaaatcagcatattagaatgatttctgtaggatcatgtgacactgaactaGGGCTGTTCAACGAATAACGGATAATCGCGATAATCGCGATTATCGtgtacaaaataagagtctgtgtttacgtaatatatgtgcatttgttctgtgtataagtattatgtatatataaagacacacacatgcatgtatatatttaagaaaaatatgcatgtataaatatatgcatatatttatatttgtatatatttatataaatgtaaatatttttatagaaatataagatatttttcttaaatatatacatgaatgtatgtttatttatatatacataataattatacacaaaacaaacacacatatattacgtaaacacagactatTATTTTGTACACGATAATCGTGATTATCGTTGAACAGCCCTACACTGAACACTGGAAtaatgatgttgaaaaattcagctttgccagcACAGGAAAAAACAGgtgtaaaatgtatttcaaatagaaaatggttattttaaattgtaataatatttcacaatattactgtttttactgtatttttaaacaaataaatacagcattGGTAAACATTAGAGACATAAATAAATCTTACAGACCgcaaacatttttaattgtagTCTAATTAAATGTGAAGTGTGCAATTTTTATGCAACTAGTGTCAGAAAACTAAACACTCTCTGAATTAAAACATACAATGTATAAACTTTATGTAAcatacaaaagttttttttaaatatttgtttccaTTACCGTACTATATTGTTTCCATTCACAccattttaaaggggtcatgaattgagaaatcaatttatatatatatatatatatatatatatatatatatatatatatatatatatatatatatatatatatatatatatatatatatatatatatatatatatatatatatatatataaagaggtCATTGTATTAAAAAGAATAttctgtaagtttcagaactctAAACTTCCTCattagtccaaaaacagcttttattgaaaccaagctCCCACATTATGATGTAATAATAGTGCGATGAAAGACCACCTCTTCAGAAGAAAATCGACGTCTAACTTCTACATCATTGTctctttagccccgcccactgattTGCATGTCATGAAGTATTAAATAAGAGACGCAAACAGGATTACTCCAGCAACAAACCGATAGAGATGCTTCTGAGGATTACAAGACATTTTGAAGTGCCAAGTTGTGGAAAAACACAGCCTTTGACATTGCCTTCCTTGCAATCCTAATATTAAGATATTATggatgaattttatttttaacgaAGTTCCAGTCAGATCGCATCAGTAAGACaccgtttgtttgtttgcttttttgctTCATTTTACTGCAGATTCCTTTTTTAACAAGACAGTTTGGCGCAGACTTTCAGagagactaaaaaaaaaaaaaaaaaatgtgagtgCGAGTAACAATTTTTTACCACGTGTCTCTATTCGTTTTGCCTGTTTCAGATCGTTTGATATGTACTGAGTATTTATACTGTAGCACCACAGTCAAACTGAATAGTTGTGATTTCCGGTTTTTCCTTTACTTCAGCATTTATGGGGTTAATGCAGGACAAGATTACCAGATATGGAAGAAAGCACGTAGAGAACGctgtttttgttattgttttgatctAAGCCATTCTCTGTGAACCTGAATAAAAGCTTCAGTGACATCGGTTTCATCATCAGTAAGTCTCATACAACATGTCtcattttatttacaacacAACGCTGCAAATGACAATGTATTCGTTTTTAACTTTATCAAAAAGGATGAACGCTGAATAGCCTATATGAAGACAAACGATGGtacattcatttataatttCATTTGCACGAAACACCGCAAGTTACCTTGTCACCTATAACTGTGGTAACTCAGTTTCATATTGTTAGCAAATGTTTCAACTATGTTATGGGATATTTTTCAACATCAGAGTTTTCAAAACAATTCCACACGTTTCGCAGGGACGCTGAAAATTTTAATATGCAGTACTGTTACCCAATCatagcagtgggcgtttacttCCAAGTCCTGAATGCATCACGCCCATCAAAACGGAGTGATCGAAAGAGAGGGTCAAAAACAGGAGAGAAAATTGCTGATTACTtctaaattatgatatttttttttacattataagtGGACCTCGGAGAACAttatacaaaattaaaaatgcagttcatgtcccctttaaaaagcAGGCAGgcagtatacagtatatgtgcAGTATGCTGGCATTCAATTATGAACACAGCCCAAGACTGACCGAGTACCTACAACTAACAAGATGGCCAGAATATTTGCAAAGCCAGCTTGTAATCAGTTTACATGAGTGAAAGTTAGCTTTAAAACATACTCTTTCATTTTCTTGCCCCCTTGGTCAACCTGGCTGAGGTAAGAGCTGTCCAAAATCCCGTCATCCTGAAGAATGCATGTGTCCCCATAGAGACTCAGCTTCTGGAGGTTTCTGGAGGGTGAAAGGgggaattttcagcatcatgtCTTGCCAACGTAAACATACAATATATGCATCTTGATATTCATATATGATAACAGTGTATGAATGTAAAATTAACCACATTAAATGaccaccaaaaaacaaacaaacatatgatACAAATGATCAACTAGTTAATTTGGAATACAACCAATAATCAAACTCTCGCTACACCACACAACCTATATTCAgctcttttttctgttctttaCACATTTCAAACTAAAGCCTATTGTTTACATGGCAAGTGCTGGGCCATGAGTCCTTCTAGTGCTTTTCTATTGTACATAAACAGAATTGCAGGTTACGATCAGCACCAGGAAACCTCTATGAAGGGCATGAAAAACAAAGCCAGTCTTGTTTAAACATTGTTTTGTACAATTCTAAAGATTCTGTTAGAATGCTAACAATGCAGTAAGGCTCGTGGGAGTTCGGCCAGCAGTTTTACTCCTTAGAACTGactagtatttattttttgttacaaGTGCTTATTTTCCCCTGCCCCAAGTAATCAAATAGTGCCTAGAATGATTTTCAATTTCACTAGAAAATATTAATTAGATACAAGTTAACTTTGTTACTAGAAGAATGTATGGATTATATTAGAATGTATCCCAACTGTTCTATTAGTTCTATTACTGTTTTTCTAATAACTATTCATTAGGTAATAATACTTATTAATAGTTTGCCTAACAATAGCAACTGAAACAGACACTAGTATCCTATGATTCATCTACCCATCCATcttttatccatccatctacattcaaattgttactagtaacattttttaatctaattagtatctttttaatgtttaattttactATAAATGAATCATTCTAACTAATTACATGTGACACTTAAGCAATTATAACCAGATAAAAAGTCACTAGTAACAAGTGGGATAGATAATAGTGTCTAAAAAAAATAGGTACTAGTATCAACTAATGCTGCAACAGATCCTACTAACTACCAGCCAATATAAGAAGTTAAACAGAAATGGGTACCAGCGACAATTTGAATTGACTAGTTGAAAAAGAAAAGTCAATATCTGAAACACAGTTCCCCATAGAACTCAATGGCACAAATTGCAATCTGTTACCAGTAAACGGTGACTAGCAATACTAGCATCCAATGACACTGAGAAAGATACGAGTCACTATTGGATTAGCTCCTAGTAAATAAAGTATTATTAGTAATATAAATTTctagaaaacaaaaacagacactaGTTAGTTGGGCTTGTGAT from Megalobrama amblycephala isolate DHTTF-2021 linkage group LG5, ASM1881202v1, whole genome shotgun sequence encodes the following:
- the LOC125268572 gene encoding LOW QUALITY PROTEIN: F-box only protein 33 (The sequence of the model RefSeq protein was modified relative to this genomic sequence to represent the inferred CDS: deleted 1 base in 1 codon) codes for the protein MALCSSVGALALPSELIVHIFSFLSDRDKLRASAVCSRWRECLFYPALWTELKLRVGGGTNGGGSGSEQTPRLEFLMRKFGSFVRELQLEFAPLDGYLSPLQHGMEAVESDPQFAKDAMVTYLDQVLCVLGSLRNNRNLQKLSLYGDTCILQDDGILDSSYLSQVDQGGKKMKEIQQLFDEILSNSRQMKWLSSAFMLGVVTPCSLASLSNPSTSSLEHLSLIDNQLPSLISTVELERLAHLRSLSLDFCDFTSDMCRLLACGDRAPLHRLSLLLNGAALDAKPLDGTAAEDDWKALVRRSTNLRVYIMAMDVCSQDLLRVLKPSVPVERIHLDSYSTLVTDGVVELISQQYHKTLSHFILMRDDAGFPDLSVNRNEDPLVLLAWRCVHLAVLIIHGYTVWSHNLVAISRLRGSNLKVLEVSEESIDFDPDQSVYIEGDPVHNLVKEVSLGLGRVWHPSMDNSVVLNEPTQHFHREMQSFSAGM